The genomic region GTTGGATTCGTGTCAATGTTTTAAGAGATTTGggttttctaggtatttttttcccccctttcagAGACCAGAATTCCAAATCAGAACTGTTGAGGGTGAGACGCTGCGATCTTTGAGCTAGCTATAAATAAGACATTTCAAGCAAACAGAATTTGGGTAGCAGATACAGAAACGTGAGACATCAGGTTGTCGTCTTGTTcgtttgttgttttggtttttttttccttgtaagaTTCTGctcctaaaaataataaatgggggATTACGGGTTTGGAGTGCTAGTGCAGAGCAATACTGGGAATAAATCTGCTTTTCCAGTCCGATTCCACCCACATCTGCAGCCTCCGCACCATCACCAAAATgccacccccagccctgctgcttttataaataataacacaGCTGCCAGTGGCGGCAGTGCCGGGTCAGCTTGGCTCTTTCCTGCTCCGGCGACCCACAACATTCAGGATGAGATCTTGGggtcagaaaaagcaaaaagtcaGCAACAGGAACAGCAAGACCCTTTGGAAAAGCAGCAGCTCTCCCCCAGCCCAGGTCAGGAAGCTGGAATACTGCCTGAAACTGAGAAGGCAAAAGCTGAAGAAAACCAAGGGGACACCTCTTCAGAGAATGGCAATGGGAAGGAGAAAATCAGAATCGAATCACCAGTGTTGACAGGGTTTGATTATCAAGAGGCCGCGGGGCTAGGTACTTCCACCCAGCCCTTGACGTCCAGTGCGTCGTCTCTCACTGGTTTCAGTAACTGGTCAGCAGCGATCGCGCCTTCCTCCTCTACAATCATCAACGAGGATGCCAGTTTCTTTCACCAGGGAGGGGTCCCAGCCGCTTCGGCTAATAACGGTGCTCTGTTGTTTCAAAATTTCCCCCATCACGTCAGCCCTGGCTTCGGAGGCAGCTTCTCCCCTCAGATCGGGCCTCTGTCTCAGCACCACCCTCATCACCCTCACTTCCAGCACCATCACAGCCAGCATCAGCAGCAGCGGAGGTCTCCTGCTAGTCCCCACCCCCCGCCGTTCACACATAGAAATGCTGCTTTTAACCAGCTGCCTCATTTGGCGAATAATCTTAACAAGCCCCCCTCTCCATGGAGCAGCTACCAGAGCCCCTCTCCTACACCTTCTTCTTCCTGGAGCCCCGGAGGTGGCGGGTATGGTGGCTGGGGAGGCTCCCAAAGCCGCGACCACCGCAGGGGGCTGAACGGAGGAATAACGCCGCTGAACTCCATCTCACCTTTGAAGAAGAATTTTGCAAGCAATCATATTCAGCTCCAGAAGTACGCTCGCCCCAGCTCTGCCTTTGCTCCTAAGTCTTGGATGGAAGATAGCTTGAACAGGGCTGACAACATTTTTCCTTTTCCGGTAAGATTATGTTCCGCTAATAGATTAAGATGAATAAGGAAATGGCATGGTGTAGTATCTAACTGAGAAAGCTTGAATTGTCCGTGTTCATATCAGAACCCTTCCTAGAATGTGAGTTACCAGACATCCTATCTACCAGGCGGGAGAGGAGTGTCATTTGGAACAAAATATTCAGCTGTTATTTTGATAAATTTCTCATTGTAATCTTCCTGTAGATAATTGAGTGATTCGGCATAATTGATACCAGGTAGCTAGTGATGTCATAATTAACTATAGTACCTTTCAAGACAAGAGAATCAGGGTTGGTTTTTCCGGTCTTACTTACATGAGGGTAAATAATATAGTGATATATGTTTCACTGTGCAAATTGATGAGCATTTTCTACCCATATGCAGTAACTATGTAACCAaaaaacttcatttttcttcactgAAGTGGTCACTGAAAACCAACTCTTAATTTGTGGTGTTCTCACTGCTTATATTTTAGATCTGGAACCTCTC from Saccopteryx leptura isolate mSacLep1 chromosome 6, mSacLep1_pri_phased_curated, whole genome shotgun sequence harbors:
- the CPEB4 gene encoding cytoplasmic polyadenylation element-binding protein 4 isoform X1, with product MGDYGFGVLVQSNTGNKSAFPVRFHPHLQPPHHHQNATPSPAAFINNNTAASGGSAGSAWLFPAPATHNIQDEILGSEKAKSQQQEQQDPLEKQQLSPSPGQEAGILPETEKAKAEENQGDTSSENGNGKEKIRIESPVLTGFDYQEAAGLGTSTQPLTSSASSLTGFSNWSAAIAPSSSTIINEDASFFHQGGVPAASANNGALLFQNFPHHVSPGFGGSFSPQIGPLSQHHPHHPHFQHHHSQHQQQRRSPASPHPPPFTHRNAAFNQLPHLANNLNKPPSPWSSYQSPSPTPSSSWSPGGGGYGGWGGSQSRDHRRGLNGGITPLNSISPLKKNFASNHIQLQKYARPSSAFAPKSWMEDSLNRADNIFPFPDRPRTFDMHSLESSLIDIMRAENDSIKGRLNYSYPGSDSSLLINARTYGRRRGQSSLFPMEDGFLDDGRGDQPLHSGLGSPHCFTHQNGERVERYSRKVFVGGLPPDIDEDEITASFRRFGPLIVDWPHKAESKSYFPPKGYAFLLFQDESSVQALIDACIEEDGKLYLCVSSPTIKDKPVQIRPWNLSDSDFVMDGSQPLDPRKTIFVGGVPRPLRAVELAMIMDRLYGGVCYAGIDTDPELKYPKGAGRVAFSNQQSYIAAISARFVQLQHGEIDKRVEVKPYVLDDQLCDECQGARCGGKFAPFFCANVTCLQYYCEYCWAAIHSRAGREFHKPLVKEGGDRPRHISFRWN
- the CPEB4 gene encoding cytoplasmic polyadenylation element-binding protein 4 isoform X2, producing MGDYGFGVLVQSNTGNKSAFPVRFHPHLQPPHHHQNATPSPAAFINNNTAASGGSAGSAWLFPAPATHNIQDEILGSEKAKSQQQEQQDPLEKQQLSPSPGQEAGILPETEKAKAEENQGDTSSENGNGKEKIRIESPVLTGFDYQEAAGLGTSTQPLTSSASSLTGFSNWSAAIAPSSSTIINEDASFFHQGGVPAASANNGALLFQNFPHHVSPGFGGSFSPQIGPLSQHHPHHPHFQHHHSQHQQQRRSPASPHPPPFTHRNAAFNQLPHLANNLNKPPSPWSSYQSPSPTPSSSWSPGGGGYGGWGGSQSRDHRRGLNGGITPLNSISPLKKNFASNHIQLQKYARPSSAFAPKSWMEDSLNRADNIFPFPDRPRTFDMHSLESSLIDIMRAENDSIKGRLNYSYPGSDSSLLINGQSSLFPMEDGFLDDGRGDQPLHSGLGSPHCFTHQNGERVERYSRKVFVGGLPPDIDEDEITASFRRFGPLIVDWPHKAESKSYFPPKGYAFLLFQDESSVQALIDACIEEDGKLYLCVSSPTIKDKPVQIRPWNLSDSDFVMDGSQPLDPRKTIFVGGVPRPLRAVELAMIMDRLYGGVCYAGIDTDPELKYPKGAGRVAFSNQQSYIAAISARFVQLQHGEIDKRVEVKPYVLDDQLCDECQGARCGGKFAPFFCANVTCLQYYCEYCWAAIHSRAGREFHKPLVKEGGDRPRHISFRWN
- the CPEB4 gene encoding cytoplasmic polyadenylation element-binding protein 4 isoform X3 — protein: MGDYGFGVLVQSNTGNKSAFPVRFHPHLQPPHHHQNATPSPAAFINNNTAASGGSAGSAWLFPAPATHNIQDEILGSEKAKSQQQEQQDPLEKQQLSPSPGQEAGILPETEKAKAEENQGDTSSENGNGKEKIRIESPVLTGFDYQEAAGLGTSTQPLTSSASSLTGFSNWSAAIAPSSSTIINEDASFFHQGGVPAASANNGALLFQNFPHHVSPGFGGSFSPQIGPLSQHHPHHPHFQHHHSQHQQQRRSPASPHPPPFTHRNAAFNQLPHLANNLNKPPSPWSSYQSPSPTPSSSWSPGGGGYGGWGGSQSRDHRRGLNGGITPLNSISPLKKNFASNHIQLQKYARPSSAFAPKSWMEDSLNRADNIFPFPDRPRTFDMHSLESSLIDIMRAENDSIKGQSSLFPMEDGFLDDGRGDQPLHSGLGSPHCFTHQNGERVERYSRKVFVGGLPPDIDEDEITASFRRFGPLIVDWPHKAESKSYFPPKGYAFLLFQDESSVQALIDACIEEDGKLYLCVSSPTIKDKPVQIRPWNLSDSDFVMDGSQPLDPRKTIFVGGVPRPLRAVELAMIMDRLYGGVCYAGIDTDPELKYPKGAGRVAFSNQQSYIAAISARFVQLQHGEIDKRVEVKPYVLDDQLCDECQGARCGGKFAPFFCANVTCLQYYCEYCWAAIHSRAGREFHKPLVKEGGDRPRHISFRWN